A genomic region of Papaver somniferum cultivar HN1 chromosome 7, ASM357369v1, whole genome shotgun sequence contains the following coding sequences:
- the LOC113298137 gene encoding mitochondrial pyruvate carrier 1-like isoform X1: MAAAARFRAFVNSPMGPKTTHFWGPVSNIGLFASALTDTQKPPDIISGNMTGVLCVYSSLFMRFAWMVQPRNYMLLACHSCNVPIQLYQLSRWATHHGYLEQKKEQEEEAKVKT; the protein is encoded by the exons atggcagcagcagcaaggttTCGAGCATTCGTCAATAGTCCCATGGGACCTAAAACAACTCACTTTTGGGGCCCTGTTTCAAACATCGGTTTGTTTGCTTCT GCATTGACTGATACACAAAAACCCCCAGACATAATATCCGGGAACATGACCGGAG TATTGTGTGTGTATTCGTCTTTGTTTATGAGATTTGCGTGGATGGTACAACCACGCAACTATATGCTCTTAGCATGTCATTCCTGTAATGTACCAATACAGCTATATCAGCTCTCTCGTTGGGCTACACATCACGG GTACTTGGAGCAGAAAAAGGAACAGGAGGAAGAAGCTAAAGTGAAAACCTAA
- the LOC113298137 gene encoding mitochondrial pyruvate carrier 1-like isoform X2, with translation MAAAARFRAFVNSPMGPKTTHFWGPVSNIGLFASALTDTQKPPDIISGNMTGVLCVYSSLFMRFAWMVQPRNYMLLACHSCNVPIQLYQLSRWATHHG, from the exons atggcagcagcagcaaggttTCGAGCATTCGTCAATAGTCCCATGGGACCTAAAACAACTCACTTTTGGGGCCCTGTTTCAAACATCGGTTTGTTTGCTTCT GCATTGACTGATACACAAAAACCCCCAGACATAATATCCGGGAACATGACCGGAG TATTGTGTGTGTATTCGTCTTTGTTTATGAGATTTGCGTGGATGGTACAACCACGCAACTATATGCTCTTAGCATGTCATTCCTGTAATGTACCAATACAGCTATATCAGCTCTCTCGTTGGGCTACACATCACGGGTAA